A region from the Methanofollis liminatans DSM 4140 genome encodes:
- a CDS encoding DUF2115 domain-containing protein produces the protein MRCHPGSDTTIIRSGADLFFVTFRLSAWFSDRTGKKRIPSSHAPIASPGPAMWEEILAPAGRQRGGARLSLAEAEEISAAIGKAQTKLELLGAISDAAARFSVTDLEAMMKNFEEKTRDLDPAYRRLLLPRIHASIFGSYHALMLLCTDDPALEDGPVRPSLGAYAAMVQEACRRRAQAENPLELYFLKYLLAAFTMYVLEEPAHPVGTPFPGGLAVYREGDSYYCPVRDKSDDIPFSLCPFCPARQDTGARSLHGRDADRRIERLGTIERSRRDYHG, from the coding sequence GTGCGGTGTCATCCGGGGAGTGACACCACCATTATCCGCTCCGGCGCCGACCTCTTTTTCGTGACCTTCAGGCTCTCTGCATGGTTCTCTGACCGCACAGGAAAGAAACGAATACCCTCCTCGCACGCTCCCATCGCCTCACCGGGGCCGGCGATGTGGGAGGAGATCCTGGCGCCCGCGGGCCGCCAGCGCGGGGGCGCCCGCCTCTCTCTTGCGGAGGCGGAGGAGATCTCCGCCGCCATCGGGAAGGCGCAGACAAAACTCGAACTCCTCGGTGCGATCTCAGATGCAGCGGCCCGGTTCTCGGTCACCGACCTTGAAGCGATGATGAAGAACTTCGAGGAGAAGACGCGGGACCTCGACCCGGCCTACCGCCGCCTCCTTCTCCCGCGGATCCACGCCTCCATCTTCGGGTCGTATCACGCCCTCATGCTCCTCTGCACGGACGATCCCGCCCTCGAAGACGGCCCGGTCCGCCCCTCCCTCGGGGCATACGCCGCCATGGTGCAGGAGGCCTGCCGGAGGCGTGCGCAGGCCGAAAACCCCCTCGAACTCTATTTCCTGAAGTACCTCCTTGCGGCCTTCACGATGTACGTCCTGGAAGAACCGGCCCACCCGGTGGGCACCCCTTTCCCCGGCGGCCTCGCGGTCTACCGGGAAGGAGATTCTTATTACTGCCCGGTCAGGGACAAAAGCGACGACATCCCCTTCTCGCTCTGCCCCTTCTGCCCGGCCCGGCAGGACACCGGCGCCCGTTCCCTCCACGGAAGGGACGCCGACCGGCGGATCGAGCGCCTCGGCACCATCGAGAGATCGCGCCGGGACTACCACGGCTGA
- a CDS encoding YigZ family protein, with protein MQELAAVKLEVKKSRFYAHLYAIDSPDDLAGILALHRERYRKAAHHCTALRFGAPSGTVELSRNDGEVGTPGRALLAVLDKHALDRHALVVSRIFGGIKLGPGGVTRAFRDAGEGAVSSGE; from the coding sequence ATGCAGGAACTCGCCGCCGTCAAACTGGAGGTGAAGAAGTCCAGGTTTTATGCCCACCTGTATGCGATCGACTCCCCGGACGACCTCGCCGGGATCCTCGCCCTCCACCGGGAGCGCTACCGGAAGGCGGCGCACCACTGCACCGCCCTCAGGTTCGGCGCCCCGTCGGGGACGGTCGAACTCTCCCGGAACGACGGCGAGGTCGGCACCCCGGGGCGGGCGCTCCTCGCCGTCCTTGATAAACACGCCCTCGACCGCCACGCCCTCGTCGTCTCCCGGATCTTCGGCGGGATAAAACTCGGCCCCGGCGGGGTGACCAGGGCGTTTCGGGACGCCGGCGAGGGTGCGGTGTCATCCGGGGAGTGA